In Nocardioides oleivorans, the following are encoded in one genomic region:
- a CDS encoding helix-turn-helix transcriptional regulator, with protein MDPSAELAAASRDGHLALRRVERQQWLVERLYAAHGTLLLLDDLAVELGVSGRTVARDVARLRDAGLPIETRQGRDGGVRLDVSGDRLRPVDLDLPEIAALLSSLAVLGPSASASASSAALKLAAALGGRTPAGRIARDPTEQETR; from the coding sequence ATGGACCCCTCGGCCGAGCTCGCGGCGGCCTCCCGCGACGGACACCTCGCCCTCCGGCGCGTCGAGCGGCAGCAGTGGCTGGTCGAGAGGCTGTACGCCGCCCACGGGACGCTGCTCCTGCTGGACGACCTCGCCGTCGAGCTCGGGGTGTCCGGACGCACGGTCGCGCGCGACGTGGCGCGTCTGCGGGACGCCGGGCTGCCGATCGAGACGCGCCAGGGCCGGGACGGCGGGGTCCGGTTGGACGTGTCGGGTGACCGGCTGCGCCCGGTCGACCTCGACCTGCCGGAGATCGCCGCGCTGCTCTCCTCGCTCGCCGTCCTCGGACCGAGCGCCAGCGCGAGTGCGTCGTCGGCTGCCCTGAAGCTGGCCGCGGCCCTGGGCGGTCGGACGCCGGCTGGCAGGATCGCTCGGGACCCGACCGAGCAGGAGACCAGATGA
- a CDS encoding DUF4440 domain-containing protein, with protein MTTTADIAATFFTDYAAALLARDEDAIARMYAVPALVLFPGRAIAVSDRSQTAEFFASSWEQYDGVAEAEPDVTVLASTADAIWADVRWSFDGAERERFCYQLGRTDDEWQVAVLTPLDQPGS; from the coding sequence ATGACCACCACAGCAGACATCGCCGCCACGTTCTTCACCGACTACGCCGCCGCGCTGCTCGCGCGCGACGAGGACGCGATCGCCCGGATGTACGCCGTCCCGGCCCTCGTCCTCTTCCCCGGCCGGGCGATCGCGGTCTCCGACCGCAGCCAGACCGCGGAGTTCTTCGCCTCGTCCTGGGAGCAGTACGACGGCGTGGCCGAGGCGGAGCCCGACGTCACCGTCCTCGCCTCGACCGCCGACGCGATCTGGGCCGACGTCCGCTGGAGCTTCGACGGCGCCGAGCGCGAGCGCTTCTGCTACCAGCTCGGCCGCACCGACGACGAGTGGCAGGTCGCCGTCCTGACGCCGCTCGATCAGCCCGGCTCCTAG
- a CDS encoding short-chain fatty acid transporter — MSTISGTTEERGLARLAQKSAAWTEKWFPDAYVFALAGVVIVSVAAMVNGSSPVTVAETFGGGFWDLATFTLQMAMVVLTGYVVATSPPVAKVIERIALYPSTPRGSVAFVALLSCLVSMLNWGLSLVFSGLLARAIARRTDLRADYRALGAAAYLGLGAVWALGLSSSAAQLQATAASLPPELLEITGVLDFGTTILTWQSLVMAAVLIALSVVIAWASAPQGKAVKTAEDMGIDLSDEVAPMAERTRPGEWLEYSRILPALVGLLTLGWLVQQLATLPFLTVISSLNGYLMVFLILGLVLHGTPRGFLNAVTKAVPTTAGVLVQFPLYAAMAAVLTRAEGRGGVTVSHHLADLFTSIGGGGAFAVVIALYTALLGLLVPSGGGKWLVEAPYVMQSATDVGMNLGWTVQIYNAAEALPNLVNPFFMLPLLAVLGVRARDLVGFTFLQFLFHLPVVLLLLWLLGMTFEFVPPVMP, encoded by the coding sequence ATGTCGACGATCTCAGGCACGACAGAAGAACGAGGACTCGCCCGCCTCGCCCAGAAGAGCGCGGCGTGGACCGAGAAGTGGTTCCCCGACGCCTACGTCTTCGCCCTCGCCGGCGTCGTGATCGTCTCGGTCGCCGCGATGGTCAACGGCTCGAGCCCGGTCACCGTCGCCGAGACCTTCGGCGGCGGCTTCTGGGACCTCGCGACCTTCACGCTCCAGATGGCGATGGTGGTGCTGACCGGCTACGTCGTCGCGACCTCGCCGCCGGTCGCGAAGGTCATCGAGCGGATCGCGCTCTACCCGTCGACGCCGCGCGGCTCGGTCGCCTTCGTCGCGCTGCTGTCGTGCCTGGTGTCGATGCTCAACTGGGGCCTCAGCCTCGTCTTCAGCGGCCTGCTCGCCCGGGCGATCGCGCGCCGCACCGACCTGCGCGCCGACTACCGCGCGCTCGGCGCGGCGGCGTACCTCGGGCTCGGCGCCGTCTGGGCGCTCGGCCTCTCGTCGTCGGCCGCCCAGCTCCAGGCGACCGCGGCGTCCCTCCCGCCGGAGCTGCTGGAGATCACCGGCGTGCTCGACTTCGGCACGACGATCCTCACCTGGCAGTCGCTCGTGATGGCCGCCGTCCTGATCGCGCTCAGCGTCGTCATCGCCTGGGCGTCGGCCCCGCAGGGCAAGGCGGTCAAGACGGCCGAGGACATGGGCATCGACCTCTCCGACGAGGTCGCGCCGATGGCCGAGCGCACCCGGCCCGGCGAGTGGCTCGAGTACTCCCGGATCCTGCCGGCCCTGGTCGGCCTGCTCACGCTCGGCTGGCTGGTCCAGCAGCTCGCGACGCTGCCCTTCCTCACCGTGATCAGCAGCCTCAACGGCTACCTCATGGTCTTCCTGATCCTCGGCCTCGTCCTCCACGGCACCCCGCGCGGCTTCCTCAACGCGGTCACCAAGGCGGTGCCGACGACCGCGGGCGTGCTCGTCCAGTTCCCGCTGTACGCCGCCATGGCCGCGGTCCTGACCCGGGCCGAGGGCCGCGGTGGCGTGACCGTCTCGCACCACCTCGCCGACCTGTTCACCAGCATCGGCGGTGGCGGCGCCTTCGCCGTGGTGATCGCGCTCTACACCGCGCTGCTCGGCCTGCTCGTCCCGTCCGGCGGCGGCAAGTGGCTGGTCGAGGCGCCCTACGTCATGCAGTCCGCGACCGACGTCGGGATGAACCTCGGCTGGACGGTGCAGATCTACAACGCCGCGGAGGCGCTGCCCAACCTGGTCAACCCGTTCTTCATGCTGCCGCTGCTCGCCGTGCTCGGGGTGCGGGCGCGCGACCTGGTCGGCTTCACCTTCCTGCAGTTCCTCTTCCACCTGCCCGTGGTGCTGCTGCTCCTCTGGCTGCTCGGGATGACGTTCGAGTTCGTCCCGCCGGTGATGCCATGA
- a CDS encoding transporter substrate-binding domain-containing protein, translated as MSASLARVVAPTGTLRVVINLGNPVLAQGTADDPRGVTVAIARSVADWLGVPLELSCVEAARDSYAAIVEGRVDLCFLANEPAREEGVAFTAPYVLIEGVHVVDADSPLTSADQVDRDGVRIGVRTGSAYDLFLTRSLQHAELVRADEATDVFEEQGLDAAAGVRQPMEQYVAATGRRILEPAFMEIQQSVGLPRGLDPAVVAAVAAHVEELKASGFVRDELVRSGVEATVAPPS; from the coding sequence ATGAGCGCGTCGCTGGCGCGGGTCGTCGCCCCCACCGGAACCCTCCGCGTCGTCATCAACCTCGGCAACCCGGTGCTCGCCCAGGGCACGGCCGACGACCCGCGCGGCGTCACCGTCGCGATCGCGCGGTCGGTCGCCGACTGGCTCGGCGTCCCGCTCGAGCTCTCCTGCGTCGAGGCCGCACGCGACTCCTACGCCGCGATCGTCGAGGGGCGGGTCGACCTCTGCTTCCTCGCCAACGAGCCGGCCCGCGAGGAGGGCGTCGCGTTCACCGCGCCCTACGTCCTCATCGAGGGCGTCCACGTCGTCGACGCCGACTCACCGCTGACCTCCGCCGACCAGGTCGACCGCGACGGGGTGCGGATCGGCGTCCGCACCGGGTCGGCGTACGACCTCTTCCTCACCCGCAGCCTCCAGCACGCCGAGCTCGTGCGTGCCGACGAGGCGACCGACGTCTTCGAGGAGCAGGGCCTCGACGCGGCGGCCGGCGTGCGCCAGCCGATGGAGCAGTACGTCGCCGCGACCGGGCGCCGGATCCTCGAGCCGGCCTTCATGGAGATCCAGCAGTCCGTCGGCCTGCCGCGCGGGCTCGACCCCGCGGTCGTGGCCGCGGTGGCCGCGCACGTCGAGGAGCTCAAGGCCTCCGGATTCGTGCGCGACGAGCTGGTCCGCAGCGGCGTCGAGGCCACGGTCGCGCCGCCCTCCTGA
- a CDS encoding MarR family winged helix-turn-helix transcriptional regulator: MPTRDVVQVTDATLTALRHELMRLGRRRETNASVTDLDASAFKILWLVVEHGPHTLRGLAEGLQLEQSTINRQVHAAVDRGWVERYDDPDSPAMLVRATAPGETAYRVESRARADGLRMIVDTLGERAVADLAGGLARFNDAIEDAVEAKLTP; encoded by the coding sequence ATGCCCACGCGTGACGTCGTGCAGGTCACCGACGCGACCCTGACCGCCCTCCGGCACGAGCTCATGCGGCTCGGCCGGAGGCGCGAGACGAACGCGTCGGTGACCGACCTCGACGCCTCGGCGTTCAAGATCCTGTGGCTGGTGGTCGAGCACGGGCCGCACACCCTGCGCGGGCTCGCGGAGGGGCTCCAGCTCGAGCAGTCGACGATCAACCGCCAGGTCCACGCAGCGGTCGACCGCGGGTGGGTCGAGCGCTACGACGACCCGGACTCGCCGGCGATGCTGGTCCGCGCCACGGCGCCGGGCGAGACGGCGTACCGGGTCGAGTCCCGGGCGCGCGCCGACGGGCTCCGGATGATCGTGGACACGCTGGGGGAGCGGGCGGTCGCCGACCTGGCCGGCGGCCTGGCGCGCTTCAACGACGCGATCGAGGACGCGGTCGAGGCCAAGCTCACTCCGTGA
- a CDS encoding MFS transporter yields the protein MTTRTDAAQRPGLAIAVLCAGGLSAALTQTMVIPIQSELPQLLSTSASNASWVITITLLAAAVTMPVAGRIADMIGKQRVLTASAALLTIGSVVCAVSDSLVPVLAGRALQGLAMGFIPVGISFIRQFAPPEMASTGVATMSATLGVGGAIGLPLAAWIADSGDWHALFWVAAGLSAVITALTWFAVPHVHDGHDGTLDIPGTIGLAIGLSSFLVGVSKGSTWGWDSGRTWGAIVLGIVVLLAWGAFELRQSEPLVDLRTTASPAVLMTNLAAVAIGFGMMAQSIVVPQLLQMPEVTGYGLGQSILAAGLWMAPAGLMMLVFAPVSSGLMKSIGAKKTLMIGATVLGAGYLVALVMMAAPWQLLVASCVASAGVGIGYAAMPTLILDSVPAHEAGSAVGVNGLMRSAGTTLAAAVMATLLTSSTVDLGGFAVPSESAFRWCFVVGAVAAFVGVALASMVPVVKRRADAIGVELDETTDETPADAHA from the coding sequence GCCTCCAACGCGTCGTGGGTCATCACCATCACGCTGCTCGCCGCAGCTGTGACCATGCCGGTCGCCGGGCGCATCGCCGACATGATCGGCAAGCAGCGCGTCCTGACCGCGAGCGCCGCGCTCCTCACCATCGGCTCCGTGGTGTGTGCCGTCTCCGACTCGCTCGTCCCGGTGCTGGCCGGTCGCGCCCTGCAGGGGCTGGCGATGGGGTTCATCCCCGTCGGCATCTCCTTCATCCGCCAGTTCGCTCCGCCGGAGATGGCCTCGACCGGCGTCGCCACGATGAGCGCCACGCTCGGCGTCGGTGGCGCGATCGGCCTGCCGCTCGCCGCGTGGATCGCCGACTCGGGCGACTGGCACGCCCTGTTCTGGGTCGCCGCCGGCCTCTCCGCCGTGATCACCGCCCTCACCTGGTTCGCGGTCCCGCACGTGCACGACGGCCACGACGGCACGCTCGACATCCCGGGCACGATCGGCCTCGCCATCGGTCTCTCGTCCTTCCTCGTGGGCGTCTCCAAGGGCAGCACCTGGGGCTGGGACAGCGGTCGCACCTGGGGCGCGATCGTCCTGGGCATCGTCGTCCTGCTCGCCTGGGGCGCCTTCGAGCTCCGCCAGTCCGAGCCGCTCGTCGACCTGCGCACGACCGCCTCTCCCGCCGTGCTGATGACCAACCTCGCCGCCGTCGCGATCGGCTTCGGCATGATGGCGCAGTCGATCGTGGTGCCCCAGCTGCTCCAGATGCCGGAGGTCACCGGCTACGGTCTCGGCCAGTCGATCCTCGCGGCCGGCCTCTGGATGGCCCCGGCCGGCCTGATGATGCTGGTCTTCGCGCCGGTGTCCAGCGGGCTGATGAAGAGCATCGGCGCCAAGAAGACGCTCATGATCGGCGCCACCGTGCTCGGTGCGGGCTACCTCGTCGCGCTCGTGATGATGGCCGCACCGTGGCAGCTGCTCGTCGCCTCGTGCGTCGCCTCGGCCGGTGTCGGCATCGGCTACGCCGCGATGCCCACGCTGATCCTCGACTCCGTCCCCGCCCACGAGGCCGGCTCCGCGGTGGGCGTCAACGGGCTGATGCGCTCGGCAGGTACGACGCTCGCCGCTGCCGTGATGGCCACGCTGCTCACCAGCAGCACGGTCGACCTCGGCGGGTTCGCCGTCCCGAGCGAGTCGGCCTTCCGCTGGTGCTTCGTGGTGGGTGCCGTCGCCGCGTTCGTCGGCGTCGCCCTCGCCTCGATGGTCCCGGTCGTGAAGCGCCGGGCCGACGCCATCGGCGTCGAGCTCGACGAGACCACCGACGAGACACCGGCCGATGCCCACGCGTGA